In Plasmodium cynomolgi strain B DNA, chromosome 6, whole genome shotgun sequence, the sequence TCCCATCTGCCGGTGCCCCGTCAAGCTTTCCCACCTCGCCCTCCGGGGGCATACTCTTCTGCAACTCTTCTTGGACAATCTGCAGGGCCATCCTCATGTACGTCTTGTCTACATGATCCAGGGGGACCCTTTTCTGAATGGGCGTGCCATTTTTCATTGGGTAATTAAACATATCATTTTTGATCAAAAGGAGCATTTCGTTACGTACGACATTTTCCACCTGTTTGGACGTGGCGTCTTCTGGAGTGCTGGGCAGGGGTACCGAGGGGGTTAGGTTAATTTGGGGGAGGAAATATGGCCTTGGTAAATTCCACCTAATAACTTTATTTTGGCTATTAAACCTTTCCTGTTCTCTTTTAAgttgctccatttttttttccttttcgataTCTTGCATGTCTTTTTCTACCTGAACGTGTTCGTAATTTATTTGAGATTCCTGTTCGTTTAAGTCCTCCGGAATTTGTAACTCAATCACGTTGGACTCTTTTGGTAAATGAGCTAAGGAAGATTTTATGAGCAACTTAGCTCtgtcgattttttcttcgtaatCCTCATCGTACAACTCGCTCAGCAGAGTATTCCTATCCAAAACGGagttctcattttttccaatctTGTAGGATATAATCGAGTGAGCATACAgacttgcatttttttggttgCTCCTAATgtcatttataattttatcctttaaGTGATTTCTTTCTTTGAGGGAGGTTTCATTTtgattcaattttttccagctTTCTATTTCTTCTCTCACTGCTTGAACATTTTGTGCAATATTTTCCGGTTCATCGTGAAGCATCGGGGAGtacccttcttcttcatccctGCTGTCGTCGCGCTCTTCGTCTTCAACCTCCCCCCCCGGGTGCTCCTTCGACTGCTCCTTCGACTGCTCCCTCGACTGCTGCTTCATCTGCATGGACTCCCCCATCCCAATGATGGGTTCGTTGATATTTCTTGATATAATACTCTGTGCAGCTTTCTGTATGCCAAAATCTAATTTACTTGAAAAAGCAATCGATTTGCTATAAAAGTTGGTTCCGATGGATGAAAATTTATCTCTCTCGTTTAACATAAAAGGGGAGCTCGTGACACTTGGTAGAATGTTGCTAATGGCTAATCCGTTCTGGTTGTTCTTCTCATTGTgttcttttataattttattgaacGAGCTAGCTTCTTTGTTAATTTGAATTATTTCTTCcaattcattttcgtttaaaATGGGTTCTGGTAGATTCAGTCGAACCCTTTTTCTCAGGTGACTCAATTCGTTGTACTGCTTGTCATAATTTTCGATGGCCAAAAGGAGGTCCTTCTCCTCATTATTTCGTTTTCCCTTGGACGATGCTTCCTTCCCCGAAGCATCTGCCTCATGGTGGTGATCATATGGACCCATTGCTACCTGATTTATATTCTCCACTTCCATCGATTTTATGCTTTTAAATttactctcttttttttcatcgaaATGGGTAAGTGACTGTTCCTCACTGACGTCGAAGAATCCTTTGGCCGGTTTTCTTTCGAATAGGATCTCCTTCACATGATCTATTCtgtttttatcattttttttgtaacccGTCGTGGTGGAAACAATTCCTGCGGCTTttaattctctttttttttgtaacaatGCCAACCGTCTAGCTTGTTCTAACTGCTTTTCTCTCGCCTTCCTCTTtgccttcttccctttggtATTTGCAAGTCTTGCTTTCGCTTCTGCtaacatttctttttcatcttcaTCCATATCCACAGGGTCAGCCTTTGCAGGTTTGGTCTCCGGTGCAGGATCTATTTCCCCTGGTCGTAAATGTCTCGGATTTTTGTTCTTGTCATACACCTTCCCTTCTGCTTCATCCAACAGATACTCATAATGATCTAAACATTGTTTGGCTGTTCTTCCAACTATGGGTGCAATAGTTCTCCATTGTGTTGGAAATAGTTTGGCCAAATGTAgaagtttttcttcttcctctttacTCCACtcagttttttttactgATGGGTCTAGCCACTCATACCACCTGGCCTTACACTGCTTGGCTGACTTCCTCACCAGAAGAGAAGCAACTCTCGACCAGTTGTTCAGGCCATATTTCACCCCAGCCGCTTTCAGCACTTCATCTTCACAGTTCTTCCATATACCTCCCTTGATTTGGATCCTCATGGTGTGTTGGTAAATGACTCAACAGAAATGGTTCCTCGGTGAAGATATACAAGGTAATACTTCCGCGTTGGGAACAAAATCAAAGGTGGTGTGCGGTGTTCCGTTTAGTGGTTCTCTATTGGGAAAAGCCACTAAAGGTAggttcgcaaaaaaaaaaaaggggggagctacatgcatatgcatgcatATACATCCATACGGCAATGTCGTGtgggcggaaaaaaaagaagcaaaaaaaaggagagaggcCCTTACATTAAAGTACTTTCTAGTGTCATACTTCCCACATTTAGTAGCCTCATCAGAGTGAGCAGCGGAAACGAATTTCTTCTGATCCAATCGGGGGAATTCAAACTTTGGCTGAACGGGGGTTCCTCCGCTCTGTTGCCAAGTGAGAGCTTATCTCTTGGGGGGCACTTTCTCACAGCGATTTACTCTCTGAAAAAATATGGCCaagttttaaattattttttcctggtCCTGCGGAAAATTCGTCAAGCGAGAGCGTGGGTTACGCCTGCTGGAGGGGTTTCTTCATACAGGCGAATGAGAAATGTACTGCCCTCTGGGAAAATAGTGGAATGGCCCAGCGTCGAAGTTCCAACGGGGACACAAAATATACGTGGTGGCACGGAGATGTTATTGTAACTCACGTTGTACGTAACCTTCGCGTACCTCCCTATGcttaaatttgaagaaaaactcTTCGTCATACGTGGAGGCAGAGCGGAGAAATTAACGCGGGGAAGGCTTCCTTCGGGGGGCAATTAATGAGTGAAAACACAAACATGTACGTGATGGGAAGCACGTTCGCAATCACATGCGCACGCGAAGCAGGTACGAGGGCCTGGCCCATTCCAGCAACGTGCATACAATTGTAAGAGGCGGCAtaccatttattttataaggTATACAAAATAACTGCAATTGGCCATGCGCATAaaatgccattttatttttattctctgTTCAATTAGGGCGAAGTCACAGTGAggtgttactttttttttttttttttttttttttttttcaatttgccaattttgcaattttacgtaaaaaaaaaaaaattaaaaaaaaaaccgggcttttcaattttttaaaaaatgaaataatttgtttcGAGGAAGAGAAGCCTTcttatttgattttttcttcccccctctttcccccctgtttgtttttatgCCTTTGcttttgctctttttgttcttcattttttacgtccCACCAACCATTTGCCTACTTTTCCCCCaaggcatatttttgttccccccccaTTCTCCTGTACTTACGTATATTTATTCCCTGGTCATTATTTGAAGTCCCCGCCAGGCCCCCAGGCCAACTTTATATAAtcgaaaggaaaacaaaaagaggggaGTAGTAGCATATCCCTTTTTGCGTTGGGAGTATTACTCAATTGGGAACTTCCGTTGCACCGCTGTGGGTCGCATCGAGTCACCGTAGACGCGTCAAATTTGACGAGTTGAAGAATAAAGAGAAGCGGGAGGCGCGTACCGAGGACAGTGTTAAATTGTGAGTGCGGagtttgttcatttgtggCTGAGTGGGACAACGGAATCTGCAGTAATTACGCGGATTTGCAGTAATTACGCGGATTTGCAGTAATTACGCGGATGTGCAGTAATTACGCCTATTTGCAATAATTACGCTGATTTGCAGTAATTACGCCTATTTGCAATAATTACGCTGATTTGCAGTGGAGTTGCTTCTGGGCGAACTGTTTGCTGACCCGTTTGCTGACCCGTTTGCCAATTTCCGAGCCAGGGGATGGACGCGCATGCGCACAGAGTGATGGAGTTGGGCTAGCCGCTGCCTTGTATGTATGCCCGCCCgcacgtatttttttttacgcgaGCGCGTCGTATGAAATTATCGAGAAAGAGAAAATCAGTGAGCAGCACCCCATCCACCACTCCACTAACACACAGAACGTTTGATTACGT encodes:
- a CDS encoding DNA binding protein Myb2 (putative), translated to MRIQIKGGIWKNCEDEVLKAAGVKYGLNNWSRVASLLVRKSAKQCKARWYEWLDPSVKKTEWSKEEEEKLLHLAKLFPTQWRTIAPIVGRTAKQCLDHYEYLLDEAEGKVYDKNKNPRHLRPGEIDPAPETKPAKADPVDMDEDEKEMLAEAKARLANTKGKKAKRKAREKQLEQARRLALLQKKRELKAAGIVSTTTGYKKNDKNRIDHVKEILFERKPAKGFFDVSEEQSLTHFDEKKESKFKSIKSMEVENINQVAMGPYDHHHEADASGKEASSKGKRNNEEKDLLLAIENYDKQYNELSHLRKRVRLNLPEPILNENELEEIIQINKEASSFNKIIKEHNEKNNQNGLAISNILPSVTSSPFMLNERDKFSSIGTNFYSKSIAFSSKLDFGIQKAAQSIISRNINEPIIGMGESMQMKQQSREQSKEQSKEHPGGEVEDEERDDSRDEEEGYSPMLHDEPENIAQNVQAVREEIESWKKLNQNETSLKERNHLKDKIINDIRSNQKNASLYAHSIISYKIGKNENSVLDRNTLLSELYDEDYEEKIDRAKLLIKSSLAHLPKESNVIELQIPEDLNEQESQINYEHVQVEKDMQDIEKEKKMEQLKREQERFNSQNKVIRWNLPRPYFLPQINLTPSVPLPSTPEDATSKQVENVVRNEMLLLIKNDMFNYPMKNGTPIQKRVPLDHVDKTYMRMALQIVQEELQKSMPPEGEVGKLDGAPADGMKPPNEVRPPNEVKPPGEATPLGEAPPSPICQPNNVDTWSKINEQVLFCPAKNAYTLIEHMSERDIKESYKHKCEKLNNFIHKNVELYKKTENKYDVYTKGYEQKIKGYKKSFDSQFNLYVNYLNEKDALNDLHEREKAHARERIREEREENKKEIEYHKSLQRLYVELLEDNKRLREGDPKP